The stretch of DNA GACATTTAACGTTTATTTAATGATATAACATTTTCCCTGAATGAAGTGCATTTCTACAATACTGATACTGCATATACAATACAATACTGCATTTCTACAATACTTGAACTGTAAAGCCTAATTACGGATTAGAGAGTATTTTTTCTTCGAACTGCCAATGTAGTACCAGAATTGAAGTTGAGTTAAATACTGATAAAGTCAGAAAGTATACCATCATGCTGCAAAAATTACATCTGTAcactaatgttttaatttttgctTGGTTACAAAAGTGTTATAGTCATTTATTAGTAGTGTATAACGAACTGCCGCAAGcaatataaaaagtaaaaatggaGATTGAAGTTGATGATACTGGCTGGGCAGCAATACATCATTGTGTTGCTGCGGAGAAAGAACTCCTAATGTCAATTGAAAAGTTTGTAACAATGAACCCAGATAATCTCGAAGTTGAAACGAAAGATGCATTCAGGAGAACGCCATTGTTACTTGCTGTACATTGCAATAAGAAAAGGAGTGTTGAAAAACTCCTGGATTTAGGTACGTCTCTCAAGTTGGACACGATTCAATAGAtgataaattaataaagcaagctCAGCCATGTTTAGTTTATCGTTGAATATATTCAAACAGGTGCAAACATCAAAGCAATTGACAATGGAAACCGAGGTGTGGTTGAAACCTGtgtaatgaatgaaaatatcaatttacTACATTATTTCATTGATTTACAAGATGATAATGTGGATGTTTGGAAATTATTAATCAATTATTTAAGAGCAGATACTGATGAAGAAACGGAAAAggtatcatttttattcatcaaTACTTTTAAATGCATAATTTGGATGAATATCCGCATGATATTGCGTCAATATAATGATATACAATAACATAACTACCAATCCCTTACTTCTCGATGTGACACAACAATGATACCTATTTCATGTTGCACTtttgataatgaaatttgaatagGCCAATATAGTATAATATGAAGAAGCTTTTCTTGCTATTGCTGTTCTTATTCACAATGCCCAACAATATCTCAATTTTTCAACAAGCTCTTATACGTTAATCATCTCAAGGTAAGATGTGAAATCGGTCgtttagaattttattttatatattcagGCATCCGAAATGTTAGATCGTTTAACTCGCAGTCCCCACAGTCAAGAAAGTGAAAACGAATGTACTGATCCACATTGGGAACAACTTATGCAAGTTGGAGGAATCCCATCTCTAATAGCAACCTGCAAGTTTGCTTCGTCAAGCAATTTGGTAAAAACAAACATCGCCAATGTATTGAAAAACATTGTATGTCACAACACTGTTCCAGATGCCATAGTAAAAGCTGGTGGAGTTGAAATGCTTCTTGATTTGGTGAAGAACAACCTGAAAACCGCATTTGAGCCAATATTTAAATGCTTACAGGAAATCGCAAACTTTTCATCTGATTATGCTGCAAAGGTTTGTGAAGCCGAATTTATAGGTTTCTAAACAGTGTTTCCTCCAATGTTAAATTTAATTGTGAATGTTCTAAATTTTACATTTATCACACTATTTATTTCTGACACTTCTATCCAgctcttttttttatattttggttattCTAATAGTGTAATTAGCattttatatgaatattatgatattttaatcaattggaatgattaaatatttcagtacataaataataaactatGAATATGTTCTAGTGGtaaatattaaaagttattttatcAGTTGCTCTTATTTGGGATGAATAGAGAAGCATGTTTTCTATCGATGAAACAATAAATGCAGCGAAGAAAAAAGTATTGTGATAGagtatttttattaatttttagcactcttttatttgcattttcaacataatacattttattttagattcaaATGAGTGGGTTTTTAGCAAGTGCAATGAAACTCATTCAATCGAGTCATTTGCCACCAGAAGTAATAACCAACCTCGTTCTTATCGTTGGACATATTGCTGGAATATCAGAGGATGCTCAAAAAGCTGTTGGATCGACATCGAtgctttttgaaaatttactcggtctttttgaaaattctgattatCAGACAAGTGTTCCTTTGCTCACTGCCCTCACTCACACAATAGAGAGTATTGTTGCTCACAatgaggaaaatcagaatacaTGTATCAACGCTGGTGCCGCAACACATCTCATTATGGTGTCTCGTGCAAGTAAATACAGAGATCTGCAGATTAGTGCAATCAAGGTAAGTTGTAGATCAGTGGTTGTTAAACGATGAGGCCCACCCCACAAGGGGGCcatagacaatttttttgagaGGATGTGtagctaaataaaaatatttgttagatttgatcttgcttgccttatttctctttttaaaaactttttgtttatttcattgtttgcaGTCCATCCACGTTTTTCcaacatattttttgaataaaacatatttttgccttactatctgttatttggagCTTATTTTTAGCTAGTTAATTTTTAGGTGGGGCAAGAGACTTGACAGATTCTAGAAAGGGGgtgcggcttaaaaagtttgaaaaccactgttgtAGATTATTTTGAGTATACATTTCCCATACTCTGGTCCAGATATGATAATAAGTTTTGAATTGATGATGTTATCAGGCTTTGTATTCTCTGACTGCCAACAATCGTTATGCATCGAATAATGTTCTCGAAGAAGGTGCTGTAATGCCTCTCATGCAACTTCTGAAGAAGAGCAGAGCAGTATCATTACAGGAAGCACTCGCTAGGACTTTGTGGGCATTAGCTGGACCAGATACTGGGGAAAGAAGTTCAATGGCTTCTATGATAGGTAAATATAAGATAGCATTAGTCATTAACTCTACTTTCGAACCTGTGCGGTAATATGCCATCGGATTTCAAGTGCAACACTCTAACCACTTGGCCATCACAGCTGATGATTGCAGCGTGCTCTTTCTCGCTTCATATTTCTAGGACAATGGAGATGAAACACACAAACGAATAACgttattcatatttaaaatcagtgtgatttatataaaaataaaaattttaaagattAAATTTTGCGTTGCTTTTTTACCTTTTGAAGAATTAAATTTGTGTTACTTTTTTAACATCCTGTATCTTTAAGAAAGGAATGTTTCATATATTCAGAAAATTATTATCATTCCTGTGCTTATTACAATGTTTTCATCTGGGATGTAATTTTATATTCTATTGTTTATTGGCAACAGTGTGTTTTCTGACCTCACAAAAGGTGACACATTCTTTATTTGTATCGGGTTCACGTAATAGCGGACATTCATGTAACACAATTTATAGTATACATGGCTCTCATTATCAAAGAACGTGAAGTTTTGCAAATAAAAGTACATGTTAATTCGACTTTTGTTCCTGGTGATTTAAAAACTTCTCATGTTAGTGGTATAAAATACACTGATTCTATTGAAGTTAATAGTTGGATGTTACATAAGTCTTCCATATTTCCACATGATGATAAATGTCAAATGTTCTCCATGTTCTTTAGAGATttgaaaatcaatttcattattttaagaGATCCAATGTTTACAAATTTAGCGCGAGTATAGTCGCTAATATATTTCTAcaaattgaaatcaatcatcATTGGCAAAGAATGTACTTTGGGCCTATACATTTGGGAAAAATCATATCTTATTCATTATATGAATAAAAGAAATTGATAAACGGATAATATTCACGGAATTTTACTGAAATCAACAACTTTGTAAATTTTAGTAAACACTTGGCAGTGAGAAAAAGAAGGTATTAACCAAAATGCTTCTTTTCAGATCAAATTTTAACGGTAACAGGGATTTTCAGATTTATTAATATACACTCAGAAAAGAAAGTTACTAAATGATTTAAATAAGAGGTTTGGTTCATAAGGCGAAAAAGTACTTTCGTATACCAGTGGTTGTCCAGTTTTCATTGACTTAGATAGTTTTGTTGATGTGCAAGTTTGTGAGATATTACAACATATTAATTGAATGGCAAATGACATCCTGTTGCCACTGTGTCAGATATATATCTAGCCCACCAAATAGGTGTTGTTACAGTtgttaaaattgatattttgtaaaattcaaaCCTGAACCTTGTGTGCCAACTGTTCATTATAAAAATTGCGAAGACTATACTTGTCATATTGCGATAAATTTATGTATGAGATATATAGACATTATCTTCTAGGGTATTCTGAAAAGTGTAATGATAGTTAACAGTTATTGTTAGGAAATATTGAtgcatttgaaattgttttgcaGGTGTCAATTTATTGATTGAGTTTCTCAGTGCACAAGGAGAAAATTCAGACAATTTGAATTGCATAGGTTGTCAAGGCTTAGGTAaaaagtattttcaatttttaactgGTTAAGGTAAAAGAATTACCAAGGCCAATCAATATATTTCATCTTTGCATATGTATTAGGCCGAGTATGATTgagatgtttgataaatgattttgaattttttttctgtttcttaAAGATTGCTTGGGATATTTTTAATACTTAAAATGGATTTGACAGAAGTCATGATCTAATCCAATATGGCATATTTCACAGAAAaaagggacctcctgaagtatgcgcaccaagatggcgcacaacttaaactcaggttgtgtaccaggttaaggttcaggttatgcgacatcttggtgcgcatacttcaggagcaccataAAAAGATTCAAGCATCTGAATtctaacaaataaatttttataaatagaattaccggtagtttaaaaatagtatttaataaACTATTCTTCAAAAATCAATAGTTCTGATTGCCGCTTGATTGATCTAAAGATAAAAAGAGTAAATAGGGCAAGagagaaatttcattttttttttatattaacgaTAAGTTTCTATTTTATCAGCTGTATTAGCTCAAGGAGCTCTCAATAAACAAGCAGATATAAATGATGCAAATGGAATTGTTCCTCTCGTGAGATTGTTACGATCTGCAAATCCTGTTGTTGTTATAAGTGCTTTACGTGCTCTAAGATATCTTTGTTTGAATATCGGTATGTTGAGaacactatttttttttatcaaggaTCAATTGCATGATAGTGCACCATTCTTGCTCAGCAACCCTCTCACATAATCGCCCTGCACATCTCGAATATCGATATGATCAAGtcttattttttgctatttctcttgttttcgTGACTAAGTAATTGATCTTTGATCTAATTCTCTTCATAACTATCCTTTATTTGGATATTACAATGCTAAGTCCTATCATGCATTTTTCCGCCAAAAAAAGTCCaactttgaaattatttatttgtacaaTTATGGGAAATGAATCATTTAGGAATAATGCACCATGTTGCTCTCAATGCTCTCTTTTCAG from Styela clava chromosome 14, kaStyClav1.hap1.2, whole genome shotgun sequence encodes:
- the LOC144431964 gene encoding uncharacterized protein LOC144431964, with amino-acid sequence MEIEVDDTGWAAIHHCVAAEKELLMSIEKFVTMNPDNLEVETKDAFRRTPLLLAVHCNKKRSVEKLLDLGANIKAIDNGNRGVVETCVMNENINLLHYFIDLQDDNVDVWKLLINYLRADTDEETEKASEMLDRLTRSPHSQESENECTDPHWEQLMQVGGIPSLIATCKFASSSNLVKTNIANVLKNIVCHNTVPDAIVKAGGVEMLLDLVKNNLKTAFEPIFKCLQEIANFSSDYAAKIQMSGFLASAMKLIQSSHLPPEVITNLVLIVGHIAGISEDAQKAVGSTSMLFENLLGLFENSDYQTSVPLLTALTHTIESIVAHNEENQNTCINAGAATHLIMVSRASKYRDLQISAIKALYSLTANNRYASNNVLEEGAVMPLMQLLKKSRAVSLQEALARTLWALAGPDTGERSSMASMIGVNLLIEFLSAQGENSDNLNCIGCQGLAVLAQGALNKQADINDANGIVPLVRLLRSANPVVVISALRALRYLCLNIGYIPNYQNQTSVSQTRGLKLLVALLAHSKSEEIQVESALAIGAAVLGHSENISQLQDNPDFTYLHVIRLLYSDNEMVKLTAGTALATFAFNNVNQQQEISECGGVRWHNFAQFLQAKDSYFSLSAAFQAVVMSRIIPDEEPAMSSACGINVLVDVLEKTEIDDIKALAADCVARLAHTRAGVPSAMIAINVVQYLFKLLASTSEQVRGSAAVALGYLSFDHTAERQMLHLCREEPKLIHVLKYYTKNFKLSSAFLEGWKHCVHVACLDSSDSKEDNIVQTLTQGISQTFLKPPKELSTPLMGLTEDVGTARSHSHQQHGSRASQILAAMHGDDMSQIYGRSSRSSRITRSGLMSNIRSSHDIHENSTPSVTNNSISQASHLTSLAQD